A genomic region of Gemmatimonadales bacterium contains the following coding sequences:
- a CDS encoding tyrosine--tRNA ligase encodes MSNLVTTLRARGLLHDVTPGLEARLAQGPVTGYVGFDPTADSLHVGNLVPVMGLVWLQRLGGRPIALVGGGTGMVGDPSGKRSERPMLSLDQVRANAAAIGKQLEKFLDFDDTTGARLLNNADWLAELPLLVFLRDAGKHFTINYMLQKDSVKSRLEAGISFTEFTYMLIQAYDFWHLHRTTGCALQMGGSDQWGNITAGVELIGRKESTDAHGLVLPLLTTASGAKFGKSEGGNVWLDPAKTSPYKFYQFWLNAEDADVDRLLRTFTVVPLEEIASVLAEHAVDPGRRTAQRFLARDVTSRVHGADTTDRVIAASEVLFGGTPLVGADLPTLDVVAGEVPTVAVTRDRLAGGIGVVDALVETGLAASKAEARRGIQGQGFSVNGAKIASADRTLGVDDLLAGRYVALQKGRRSYAFLDVRVSIPRQSRGH; translated from the coding sequence ATGTCGAATCTCGTCACTACCTTGCGGGCCCGGGGGCTGCTCCACGACGTCACCCCCGGCCTGGAGGCACGTCTTGCTCAGGGCCCGGTGACCGGGTACGTCGGGTTCGATCCGACTGCGGACTCGCTGCACGTCGGCAACCTGGTTCCGGTCATGGGACTGGTTTGGCTTCAGCGGCTGGGCGGCCGTCCGATTGCGCTGGTGGGCGGCGGAACCGGGATGGTAGGCGACCCGAGCGGAAAGCGGAGCGAGCGCCCGATGCTCTCGCTCGACCAGGTTCGGGCCAATGCCGCGGCCATCGGGAAGCAGTTGGAGAAGTTCCTCGACTTCGACGACACGACGGGCGCCCGGCTGCTCAACAACGCCGACTGGCTCGCTGAGCTGCCGCTGCTCGTCTTTCTGCGAGATGCGGGCAAGCACTTCACGATCAACTACATGTTGCAGAAGGACTCGGTCAAGAGCCGCCTGGAGGCGGGGATTTCCTTTACCGAGTTCACCTACATGCTGATCCAGGCCTACGACTTCTGGCATCTGCACCGGACCACGGGTTGCGCGTTGCAGATGGGGGGCAGCGACCAGTGGGGTAATATCACGGCCGGCGTCGAGCTGATTGGCCGCAAGGAAAGCACCGACGCGCATGGCCTGGTGCTGCCGCTGCTGACGACGGCAAGCGGTGCCAAGTTCGGCAAGAGCGAAGGGGGCAACGTCTGGCTCGACCCGGCCAAGACCTCCCCATACAAGTTCTATCAGTTCTGGCTCAACGCCGAAGACGCCGACGTGGACCGCCTGCTGCGGACCTTTACCGTGGTGCCGCTCGAAGAAATCGCTTCTGTTCTTGCCGAGCACGCTGTCGACCCGGGCAGGCGGACGGCCCAGCGGTTTCTGGCGCGGGACGTAACCAGTCGCGTTCATGGTGCGGACACGACCGACCGGGTCATCGCAGCAAGCGAAGTCCTGTTCGGCGGGACGCCGCTGGTTGGCGCCGACCTGCCGACGCTCGATGTCGTTGCCGGAGAGGTGCCGACGGTGGCCGTGACTCGGGACCGTCTGGCCGGCGGCATCGGCGTGGTCGATGCGCTGGTCGAGACCGGCCTGGCGGCGTCCAAGGCTGAAGCCCGGCGCGGCATCCAGGGCCAGGGGTTCTCGGTCAACGGCGCCAAGATCGCCAGTGCGGACCGGACCCTCGGCGTTGACGACCTGCTGGCCGGACGGTACGTGGCGCTGCAGAAAGGGCGGCGGTCCTACGCCTTCCTGGACGTCAGGGTAAGTATCCCCCGGCAAAGCCGGGGGCATTAG
- the tnpA gene encoding IS200/IS605 family transposase codes for MDRYESLSHSQWECKYHVIFIPKRRRKVLYGSLRRHLGDLFRQLASQRESRIEEGHLRPDHVHMLISIPPKYAVAQVVGYLKEKSAIHLARVYGGRKQNFVGQHFWARGYFVSTVGRDEAVIRDYIRRQDEEDHRLEQTHLWRS; via the coding sequence ATGGACCGTTACGAGAGCTTAAGCCACTCGCAGTGGGAGTGCAAATACCACGTGATCTTCATCCCGAAGCGGCGCCGCAAGGTGCTCTACGGGAGCCTGCGCCGGCACTTGGGGGATCTTTTCCGGCAGTTGGCGAGTCAGCGGGAGAGTCGGATCGAGGAGGGGCACCTCCGGCCGGACCATGTTCACATGCTGATTTCGATTCCCCCGAAGTACGCCGTCGCGCAGGTGGTGGGGTATCTGAAGGAGAAGAGCGCGATTCATCTGGCCCGGGTCTATGGCGGCCGGAAGCAGAACTTCGTTGGCCAGCACTTCTGGGCGCGGGGGTACTTCGTCTCGACCGTGGGGCGGGACGAGGCCGTGATTCGGGACTACATTCGGCGCCAGGATGAGGAAGATCATCGCCTCGAGCAGACGCACCTCTGGCGGAGCTGA
- a CDS encoding MscL family protein, translated as MGSEFMAFMKKYGVIGLALGVIIGGKVGAVVSALVDGIIMPIVGLLVPGGDWREAGFRLVEGNEASLIKLGAFAGALLDFLIVAFLVFWFAKKVLKEEEVAKK; from the coding sequence ATGGGTAGCGAGTTCATGGCGTTCATGAAGAAGTACGGCGTTATCGGCCTGGCCCTCGGTGTCATTATCGGCGGCAAGGTTGGTGCGGTGGTGAGTGCGCTGGTAGATGGCATCATCATGCCGATAGTCGGCCTGCTCGTACCTGGGGGCGACTGGCGTGAGGCAGGGTTTCGGCTGGTCGAAGGGAATGAGGCATCACTGATCAAACTCGGCGCTTTTGCCGGGGCCCTGCTCGACTTCCTGATCGTGGCGTTCCTCGTCTTCTGGTTTGCCAAGAAGGTGCTCAAGGAGGAAGAGGTCGCGAAGAAGTAG
- a CDS encoding DUF853 family protein, translating to MTTLQDTLLAGYRFDGPSVLLGAPLDGQHVLPEPKVAIPLGMMNRHGLIAGATGTGKTKTLQLMAEQLSAQGVPVFVADLKGDLSGLAVPGDPSSRIDERAAAVGVPWVPRAAPVELVSLTGANGVQLRATVSGFGPLLLSKVLGLNETQASVMAMVFKACDDQGLPLLDFDDLRAVLRYLSSDDGKAVRDEYGGMSGATVGVLLRKMVELEGQGAQQFFGEPEFDVRDLLHVDRNGQGIITCLQLGDCQDKPALFSTFMMWLLAELFQNLPEAGDLPKPKLVFFFDEAHFLFRDASKVFLAQVEQVVRMIRSKGVGVFFVTQTPKDVPDTVLAQLSNRVQHALRAHTPDDEAALRATVRTFPKTAFFDLQATLTSLGIGEAIVTGLDQRGVPTPVAATRLIAPASRMAPLTAEEYRRELEESDLMRAYGTAVNRESAYEMLAKRMAAIPAEPPKSNGPFREPASAPAGRKAGKGWAAAIGGAVAGAFTTTVARSLGRELVRGVFGMLGTRPPSTTKRRR from the coding sequence ATGACGACACTGCAGGACACCCTGCTGGCAGGGTATCGGTTCGACGGACCGAGCGTACTGCTCGGTGCGCCGCTCGATGGGCAGCACGTTCTGCCTGAGCCCAAGGTGGCCATTCCGCTCGGGATGATGAACCGCCACGGCCTGATTGCCGGGGCCACCGGTACCGGCAAGACCAAGACGCTTCAGCTGATGGCCGAGCAGCTTTCGGCTCAGGGAGTGCCGGTCTTCGTTGCGGACCTCAAGGGCGACCTCTCCGGCCTCGCGGTGCCCGGTGATCCCAGCTCCCGAATCGACGAGCGGGCCGCGGCCGTCGGGGTGCCCTGGGTCCCGCGGGCCGCGCCGGTGGAACTGGTCAGCCTCACAGGCGCCAACGGCGTTCAGCTGCGGGCCACGGTCAGCGGATTCGGGCCTCTCTTGCTGAGCAAGGTGCTGGGGCTCAACGAAACCCAGGCCAGTGTCATGGCCATGGTCTTCAAGGCCTGCGATGACCAGGGCCTGCCGTTGCTCGATTTCGACGACCTGCGCGCCGTGCTGCGCTACCTGTCCAGTGACGATGGCAAGGCGGTGCGGGACGAGTACGGCGGCATGTCCGGCGCCACGGTTGGGGTGCTGCTGCGCAAGATGGTCGAGCTCGAGGGGCAGGGCGCTCAGCAGTTCTTCGGGGAGCCGGAGTTCGATGTGCGAGACCTGCTGCACGTCGATCGCAATGGCCAGGGGATCATCACCTGCCTGCAACTCGGCGACTGCCAGGACAAGCCGGCGCTCTTTTCGACGTTCATGATGTGGCTGCTGGCCGAGCTCTTTCAGAATCTGCCCGAAGCCGGCGACCTGCCCAAGCCCAAGCTGGTGTTCTTTTTCGACGAAGCCCACTTCCTCTTCCGGGATGCGTCCAAGGTGTTCCTGGCCCAGGTCGAACAGGTGGTCCGGATGATCCGCTCCAAGGGCGTCGGTGTCTTTTTCGTGACCCAGACCCCCAAGGACGTGCCGGATACCGTGCTTGCGCAGCTGTCAAATCGGGTCCAGCACGCGCTCAGGGCCCACACTCCCGACGACGAAGCCGCGCTCAGGGCGACCGTGCGGACCTTTCCGAAAACCGCCTTCTTCGATCTGCAAGCCACGCTGACGTCGCTCGGTATCGGTGAAGCAATCGTAACCGGTCTCGATCAGCGAGGAGTTCCGACACCGGTTGCCGCCACGCGACTGATTGCGCCTGCCTCCCGGATGGCGCCCCTGACGGCCGAGGAGTATCGCCGGGAACTCGAGGAGTCGGACCTGATGCGGGCGTACGGCACCGCAGTCAACCGCGAAAGTGCCTATGAAATGCTCGCCAAGCGCATGGCGGCGATCCCGGCGGAACCACCCAAGTCCAACGGCCCGTTCCGGGAGCCGGCATCCGCTCCGGCAGGCCGTAAGGCGGGGAAGGGATGGGCGGCGGCCATCGGCGGCGCCGTGGCGGGCGCGTTCACGACGACGGTGGCCCGCTCGCTCGGACGCGAACTGGTCCGCGGGGTCTTTGGCATGCTGGGAACCCGTCCGCCCAGCACAACGAAACGCCGCCGCTGA
- a CDS encoding aminotransferase class V-fold PLP-dependent enzyme yields the protein MSSDTALAVAGTASGDFDVDALRREEFPWADRVVYLDHASIGPLPERTRRRLDDYNRVRAEAYRLADEHMFGVFGRSRTLVAELIGAAPSEIALATNTSAGINLAAQAIPLEPGDIILVSHGEFPANVFPWREQSRRGAVLELVPLGPDGWPDESRLLARLEDPRVKILALSLVQFHTGYLADIGRLGAAARATGTWFVLDAIQGLGQEPFDVARTPVDILACGAQKWLLSPWGSGFTYIRSDLIERLEPTTVGWTAFQGTDDFGTLTGYPSGWRHDARRFEVITLPFQDFAGMNASLELLSELGIDAIARHLRRLTQPLVAWAQGRGVRLASPTGAQGTGIVSLALPDAARVHAELKARGVVVSLREGLIRVSPHCYNTADEVTRLIELLDRTV from the coding sequence GTGAGCTCTGACACTGCGCTGGCGGTGGCCGGCACCGCCAGCGGCGATTTCGACGTCGACGCGCTCCGCCGGGAGGAGTTTCCCTGGGCCGACCGCGTGGTCTACCTCGACCACGCCTCGATCGGACCCCTGCCCGAGCGAACCCGCCGGCGCCTCGACGATTACAACCGCGTTCGGGCCGAGGCGTACCGCCTGGCGGACGAGCACATGTTCGGCGTCTTCGGGCGGTCGCGGACGCTGGTGGCAGAACTGATCGGTGCCGCCCCCTCCGAGATTGCGCTTGCCACCAACACCAGTGCCGGGATCAACCTGGCCGCGCAGGCCATCCCGCTCGAGCCCGGCGACATTATTCTGGTGAGCCACGGTGAGTTCCCCGCCAATGTCTTTCCCTGGCGGGAGCAGTCGCGCCGCGGTGCCGTGCTCGAACTCGTTCCCCTGGGGCCGGACGGCTGGCCGGATGAGTCCCGGCTGCTGGCTCGGCTCGAAGACCCTCGGGTCAAGATCCTGGCCCTTTCCCTGGTGCAGTTCCATACTGGCTACCTTGCCGACATCGGCCGGCTGGGCGCGGCCGCGCGCGCGACGGGCACCTGGTTTGTGCTCGACGCCATTCAAGGCCTGGGGCAGGAACCGTTCGACGTTGCCCGGACCCCGGTCGATATTCTGGCCTGCGGTGCGCAGAAGTGGCTTCTCTCGCCCTGGGGCTCAGGCTTTACCTACATCCGGTCGGATCTGATCGAGCGGCTGGAGCCGACCACGGTAGGATGGACGGCGTTTCAAGGGACCGACGATTTTGGCACTCTGACGGGCTATCCCTCAGGCTGGCGACATGATGCCCGCCGGTTCGAAGTCATTACCCTGCCGTTCCAGGATTTCGCTGGAATGAACGCCTCGCTCGAGCTGCTGAGCGAGCTGGGCATCGATGCGATCGCCCGTCATCTGCGGCGCCTGACGCAGCCCCTGGTGGCCTGGGCACAAGGGCGCGGCGTCCGGCTCGCATCGCCCACCGGGGCTCAGGGTACGGGCATCGTGTCGCTGGCGCTCCCCGATGCCGCCAGAGTTCATGCGGAGCTCAAGGCTCGGGGTGTGGTCGTATCGCTTCGTGAAGGTTTGATTCGAGTGAGCCCCCACTGCTACAACACGGCCGACGAGGTCACCCGTCTGATCGAGTTGCTCGATCGGACGGTCTGA
- a CDS encoding patatin-like phospholipase family protein, with protein MTSHSQFSLVLSGGGLKGLAHVGVLRALEERGLEPSVVVGCSIGALIAGAWATGMSVREMEDRALALKRADIFRVAHFDMAFKRMRSPAVYRAEPLDALITSLVGDRTFTDLPRRLVVNTVDLNTGNQLLWGLPGLTDAKVADAVFASCALPGILPPRAINGHVCVDGAVVENLPVRASLGLCSGPIIAVDVGGSGGQRRAVERQGFASTYARGLELVMNTLAAELLRAWRNPPVVIVRPRIERIPMFAFNRTPYLIAEGFHALHSTLESLPKAMEDLPPGIHPQREVVLSIDDDACVACGVCYSRQPHVFRRKPNGRAEVKVPRHWWSPLDDRILRGCPTGAITADQRWPLPD; from the coding sequence ATGACGAGCCATTCTCAATTCAGTCTGGTTCTGAGCGGCGGCGGGCTCAAGGGGCTGGCCCATGTCGGCGTCCTGCGCGCGCTGGAAGAACGCGGGCTAGAACCCTCGGTGGTGGTCGGTTGCAGCATCGGCGCTCTGATCGCCGGCGCATGGGCCACCGGCATGTCGGTCCGCGAAATGGAAGACCGGGCGCTGGCTCTGAAACGCGCGGACATCTTCCGGGTCGCGCACTTCGACATGGCGTTCAAGCGGATGCGATCGCCGGCGGTGTACCGGGCTGAGCCACTCGACGCGCTGATAACCTCGCTCGTGGGTGACCGGACCTTTACCGACCTGCCTCGGCGCCTGGTCGTCAATACCGTCGACCTCAATACCGGCAATCAGCTCCTCTGGGGGCTCCCGGGCCTCACCGATGCGAAGGTGGCGGACGCCGTCTTTGCCTCCTGCGCCCTTCCGGGCATCCTGCCCCCGCGAGCCATCAACGGGCATGTCTGCGTCGACGGCGCGGTAGTCGAGAACCTGCCGGTGCGAGCCTCCCTGGGGCTCTGCTCAGGGCCGATCATAGCCGTCGACGTCGGCGGAAGCGGGGGGCAGCGCCGAGCGGTCGAGCGCCAGGGCTTTGCGTCGACCTACGCCCGGGGGCTCGAGCTGGTCATGAACACCCTCGCTGCGGAGCTGCTGCGTGCCTGGCGTAATCCGCCGGTCGTGATCGTACGCCCCCGGATCGAGCGCATTCCGATGTTCGCGTTCAATCGGACGCCCTACCTGATCGCGGAGGGGTTCCACGCCCTCCACAGCACGCTGGAGAGCCTGCCCAAGGCCATGGAAGACCTTCCCCCGGGTATTCACCCGCAGCGCGAGGTGGTGCTGTCCATCGACGACGACGCCTGCGTTGCCTGCGGGGTCTGTTACTCCCGCCAGCCTCATGTCTTCCGCCGGAAACCGAACGGTCGCGCCGAAGTGAAGGTGCCCCGACACTGGTGGTCCCCGCTCGACGACCGGATCCTCCGCGGCTGTCCGACGGGCGCCATCACGGCCGACCAGCGCTGGCCCCTGCCCGACTAA
- a CDS encoding glycosyltransferase family 4 protein: MTDLLLAHDFPPIGGGIARWMTELARRYPPGELVVSTGHMPGANDTWTSAVVDRVPVASARLKTLPGLWAWQRRARDLARRHQVGFVWCDTVRPAGYVAREARRRERIPYGIMLHGGDLLQLQAKYRRSRLKALSARALLGGATVLAANSAWTADLAAAVFDELRLPVEDRIRAVPLGTDVDRFRPEADPGPFLARYGLPTGRYLLTVARLVPHKGIDSTIEALALLGPAFADVRYLVVGRGSDAPRLHQLALARGVADRIVWLDQVADDELPAAYRAATVYAGLSRAEGLDIEGFGIALMDAAAAAIPVVAGASGGTAEAVRHEETGFRVPPQDLPAAVAAIGRLLDDPVLAARFGAAGRSWAVSERNWERTVMLLRELSRAGASAGRP; this comes from the coding sequence GTGACCGACCTCCTCCTGGCGCATGACTTTCCCCCGATCGGTGGTGGGATTGCGCGATGGATGACGGAACTGGCCCGCCGCTACCCGCCAGGTGAGCTCGTCGTCTCGACCGGTCACATGCCTGGTGCGAACGACACTTGGACTTCGGCAGTCGTCGATCGCGTTCCGGTCGCCTCGGCCCGGCTCAAGACGTTGCCCGGGCTCTGGGCCTGGCAACGGCGCGCGCGGGACCTGGCGCGTCGACATCAGGTGGGCTTCGTCTGGTGCGATACCGTCCGCCCCGCCGGCTACGTTGCGCGGGAAGCGCGGCGGCGAGAGCGGATCCCGTACGGGATCATGCTGCACGGTGGCGACCTGCTTCAACTGCAGGCCAAGTATCGGCGATCGCGGCTCAAGGCGCTGAGCGCCCGAGCCCTGCTCGGCGGGGCCACGGTCCTCGCTGCCAACAGCGCCTGGACGGCGGACCTTGCCGCTGCGGTGTTCGATGAACTTCGCCTTCCCGTCGAGGATCGCATTCGCGCGGTTCCGCTCGGCACCGATGTGGACCGCTTCCGCCCCGAAGCAGATCCGGGGCCGTTTCTGGCGCGGTACGGGCTTCCGACCGGTCGGTATCTCCTGACCGTTGCGCGCCTGGTGCCGCACAAGGGTATCGATTCCACTATCGAGGCGCTGGCGCTGCTCGGACCGGCATTCGCGGATGTACGCTATCTCGTGGTCGGTCGCGGTAGCGATGCCCCTCGACTCCACCAGCTGGCGCTCGCGAGAGGAGTGGCGGATCGAATCGTCTGGCTGGATCAGGTTGCCGATGACGAACTGCCTGCTGCCTACCGAGCGGCGACAGTCTACGCCGGGCTTTCCCGTGCCGAAGGACTCGATATCGAAGGGTTCGGCATTGCGCTGATGGATGCGGCGGCAGCGGCCATCCCGGTCGTCGCCGGCGCCAGCGGCGGCACGGCCGAGGCGGTGCGCCACGAGGAGACCGGCTTCCGAGTGCCACCTCAGGATCTCCCGGCGGCCGTCGCGGCGATCGGCCGCCTGCTCGATGATCCGGTCCTCGCGGCCCGCTTTGGAGCGGCCGGCCGCTCCTGGGCGGTATCAGAGCGGAACTGGGAGCGGACCGTGATGTTGTTGCGGGAACTTAGTCGGGCAGGGGCCAGCGCTGGTCGGCCGTGA
- a CDS encoding glycosyltransferase family 4 protein: MMDEIRWFAPNRFCELLIEPLRERGLGIVASGDRPARLAVVMDGQSAVEGMEYARRHRCPLVLYLWDLPPWRLGGGRSDFVFSAGSRIYRIPRPVGGYPERPGFYSRLRWVARRAIAVWAPSTLTAEDLRARFGVHAEVVPYCYDSDRFKPLARSTPDALRLLAISRLVRHKNQIVLIRAAAGMSPRPIIHLIGQGPERETLRYTAAQLGVSLQVDSDWQTEEAVAAAYRAASVVVAPSRFEGFGLTPMESVAQGIPTVASDIAPHRQHLRDAVTYFDPNDEAMLIRAVETALYRPVAEPSALAHLTIGAAAERFERRLRHILNPPAAR; this comes from the coding sequence ATGATGGACGAGATCCGGTGGTTTGCGCCCAATCGCTTCTGTGAGCTGCTCATCGAGCCGCTGCGCGAGCGGGGCTTGGGCATCGTCGCCAGCGGCGATCGGCCAGCGCGGCTGGCAGTTGTGATGGACGGTCAATCGGCGGTCGAGGGCATGGAGTATGCCCGCCGGCATCGCTGTCCGCTGGTGCTGTACCTCTGGGACCTGCCTCCCTGGCGACTCGGCGGCGGGCGGTCTGATTTCGTTTTTTCGGCGGGAAGCCGGATCTATCGGATTCCCCGGCCGGTGGGCGGCTATCCTGAGCGCCCGGGCTTCTACAGTCGCCTGCGCTGGGTTGCGCGCCGAGCGATCGCGGTCTGGGCGCCGTCGACGCTGACGGCTGAGGACCTGCGCGCCCGGTTCGGGGTCCATGCCGAGGTGGTTCCCTACTGCTACGATTCGGACCGCTTCAAGCCCCTGGCCCGTTCGACGCCTGATGCGCTGCGCCTGCTCGCGATATCCCGCCTGGTTCGGCACAAGAATCAGATCGTGCTGATTCGCGCCGCGGCGGGGATGAGCCCGCGACCGATCATCCACCTGATCGGCCAGGGCCCGGAACGCGAGACGCTGCGGTACACTGCCGCTCAGCTGGGTGTCAGTCTGCAGGTGGATTCTGACTGGCAAACGGAGGAGGCCGTCGCGGCTGCGTATCGGGCTGCGAGTGTCGTGGTGGCGCCCAGTCGGTTCGAAGGCTTTGGCCTGACCCCGATGGAGTCTGTGGCCCAGGGCATTCCAACCGTCGCATCTGACATCGCGCCGCACCGGCAGCACCTCCGTGATGCCGTGACCTACTTCGATCCCAATGACGAGGCGATGCTGATTCGGGCGGTCGAGACGGCCCTCTATCGGCCCGTCGCCGAGCCGAGTGCCCTGGCACACCTGACCATCGGTGCGGCGGCGGAACGCTTCGAACGCAGGCTGCGTCACATCCTGAACCCTCCCGCCGCCCGGTGA